The Sebastes umbrosus isolate fSebUmb1 chromosome 19, fSebUmb1.pri, whole genome shotgun sequence genome has a segment encoding these proteins:
- the adora2ab gene encoding adenosine A2a receptor b produces the protein MLKNDQLVYICLELVSACLSVAGNVLVCWAVYLNSNLQSITNFFVVSLAVADIAVGLLAIPFAITISLGFCAKFYGCLFIACFVLILTQSSIFSLLAIAVDRYIAIKNPLRYNSLVTGRRAKGIIALCWVLSVGIGLTPMLGWHTGWNAAAAASTQTCPEGLTECLFEEVVNLDYMVYFNFFGCVLVPLVVMLVIYANIFMAARHQLRQIGLKVTHAPTRREITSTSGSSRSTLQREVHAAKSLAIIVGLFALCWLPLHIINSINHLCLECRRPHLWVMNIAIILSHANSVVNPFIYAYRIREFRQTFRRILYQNILRKKAGQQFGVGGNSMTRTISGTSRECSTSCTVVNNYVLDPSPARTQPPKTANEDSCHWTSRLDAAPNNYIPNGHQTKGSTIPATQQPCILGFAAQDGVESVSHLRGTTDVLEVKDKGSCIAFVNVPALSLQQTDRPTELTEVS, from the exons ATGCTGAAGAATGACCAGCTGGTCTACATTTGCCTGGAGCTGGTGAGCGCCTGCCTGTCTGTGGCCGGGAACGTCCTGGTCTGCTGGGCCGTCTACCTCAACTCCAACCTGCAGAGCATCACCAACTTCTTTGTGGTGTCACTGGCGGTGGCTGACATTGCTGTGGGGCTGCTGGCAATCCCCTTCGCTATCACTATTAG CCTCGGCTTCTGTGCCAAATTCTACGGCTGCCTGTTCATCGCCTGCTTCGTCCTCATTCTCACCCAGAGCTCCATCTTCAGCCTGCTGGCCATCGCAGTGGACCGCTACATCGCCATCAAGAACCCACTCAG GTACAACAGCCTGGTGACTGGGCGGAGGGCAAAGGGCATCATTGCATTGTGCTGGGTTCTCTCTGTAGGCATCGGCCTGACACCGATGCTGGGCTGGCACACAG GTTGGAACGCCGCTGCCGCGGCCAGCACCCAAACGTGCCCTGAAGGCTTAACGGAGTGCCTGTTTGAAGAAGTGGTCAACCTGGACTACATGGTCTACTTCAATTTCTTCGGCTGCGTGCTGGTGCCCCTGGTGGTCATGCTGGTCATCTACGCCAATATCTTCATGGCCGCTCGGCACCAGCTCCGACAGATTGGGCTTAAAGTTACACACGCGCCCACTCGACGAGAGATAACCTCAACGTCAGGCTCATCTCGTTCAACCCTGCAGAGGGAAGTGCACGCTGCCAAATCGCTGGCCATCATCGTAggtttgtttgctttgtgttgGCTCCCGCTGCACATCATCAACAGTATCAACCACCTGTGTCTGGAATGCAGGCGCCCACACCTCTGGGTGATGAACATTGCCATTATCCTCTCCCACGCTAACTCCGTCGTGAATCCCTTCATCTATGCTTATCGCATTCGGGAGTTCAGGCAGACCTTTCGGAGGATCCTGTACCAGAACATCCTGAGGAAGAAGGCTGGACAACAGTTTGGGGTTGGGGGCAACAGTATGACGCGGACTATCTCCGGTACCAGTAGAGAGTGTTCAACTAGTTGCACGGTGGTGAACAACTACGTCCTGGACCCCAGTCCTGCCCGAACGCAGCCGCCAAAAACTGCTAATGAAGACTCTTGCCATTGGACATCAAGGTTAGACGCTGCGCCAAATAACTACATACCCAACGGACACCAAACAAAGGGTAGCACCATTCCAGCGACGCAGCAGCCATGCATCCTGGGCTTTGCTGCTCAGGATGGAGTTGAGTCGGTCTCACATCTGAGGGGAACGACAGATGTTTTGGAGGTGAAAGACAAAGGAAGCTGCATTGCTTTTGTGAACGTTCCGGCTCTCTCCCTACAACAGACTGACCGCCCAACAGAGCTTACAGAAGTCTCATGA